In Nostoc piscinale CENA21, the genomic stretch TCAGCAACATATTGCGCTTCTTTTAAATTTAGAACAATTAAATATTTACCAGCAAAGGAACTAGTTGCAACCGTTTCTTCGTGTTTATATTTACCGTGAATAATTGAGGTGTAGTCGACTTTTTTTATGCTTTTCCACGGTATTCCAAACTTTAGAGACCCAAGGGCAAGTTGTATCAACTATTTTGCAGCCTTTATCGTGTAATATCTGCATTTCTTGAATGCTGGCTCCAAATGCAGGTAGGATAACTACATCGTTATTCTCCACAACCGAAAAGTCTTTTTTGCCTGTTTCTACAGGAATGAATTTAACTTCCATTTCCTGCATTCGCTGATTTACAGAAGGATTGTGGATAATTTCGTTAGTAATCCAAATGCGTTCGGTGGGGAAGTGTTGACGAGTTTCGTAAGCCATTGCAACAGCGCGTTCTACACCCCAGCAAAACCCAAAAGCTTGGGCTAACCGGATGGTAACATCACCCCGTTGCAGACTGTAATTGCGATCGCGGATTTCTTGAATCAAACTGCTGTGATACTCAGATTGCAACTGGGTTGTGACCTCGGCTTGATGGCCAAACCCCTTGCGATTGTAATTTTCTGAATGTTGGAGTGAACGTTTAAAAGCTTTTGTATCCATGTTTAATTCTGTGGTGTCTCCTCCTTCTGATTTTCGCGCGTGGAGACCAAATTTAGAAGTGTGAAGTGTGAAGTCTAAAATTTTCCCCCTTGTTTACCTTGTCCCCCTGTCCTCCTTGTCTACCTTATCTTCCCCTACTCTCCACCCGATTGAGTATAAATCTGCAATGCAGTCCGCCAAACCAAATAACCGGCAGGACTGAGATGTAACCCATCTGTGGAAAGTTCTGGACGGAGATTACCTTGTTGATTAGCAAATAAGGAATATAAATCGAGATATTTTGCTTTGCGTCTAGCGGCTATGCGTTGTAATTGTTCATTTAATTGGCGAATGCGACTATTGGGAATAGTTAAAAGTTTGTCTCGCCCTTCCCAAGTGGCTTCTTCTGCGCCATGTGGCAAAATCGACTGAACAACAATTTGGGCTGTGGGATGAGTTTTGCGGAGATATCTGATAATTTGCCGCAGATTCTCTAAAATCACTTCATCACTCTCTCCCCGAATGAGGTCATTAATGCCAATCATGACAAAAATCACCTCTGGTTTAGTGCTATCAAATATATCTAATCTTTTTAAGAGTCCTGTGCTGTTTTCGCCAGAAATTGCTTGATTCAGCC encodes the following:
- a CDS encoding SGNH/GDSL hydrolase family protein, with translation MTTSAKTFPIWALLSLATNGILMLAVILLILQQQRLTAVFGSSPSQQTNTSQTVAPELGRHHQLNYQQWLDILKQEAQAATEKNPEHLSILVGDSISLWFPTELLPENRYWLNQAISGENSTGLLKRLDIFDSTKPEVIFVMIGINDLIRGESDEVILENLRQIIRYLRKTHPTAQIVVQSILPHGAEEATWEGRDKLLTIPNSRIRQLNEQLQRIAARRKAKYLDLYSLFANQQGNLRPELSTDGLHLSPAGYLVWRTALQIYTQSGGE